The Euphorbia lathyris chromosome 2, ddEupLath1.1, whole genome shotgun sequence genome includes a window with the following:
- the LOC136218597 gene encoding mitochondrial ATP-independent inner membrane protease subunit 1a, producing the protein MSEWRSLLRKALANSSIVANFFCLLHITNTYLWSPLLVYGESMLPTLNLSGDVLVVEHFSHRLERVRPGDVVLVRSPSDPTRMITKRIVAMAGDTITFLPHPAATERSRTIQVPKGHIWIQGDNMYASTDSRHYGPVPYGLIQGKVFLRVWPPHGFGSVGQ; encoded by the exons ATGAGTGAATGGCGGAGCCTACTGCGAAAGGCATTAGCTAATTCATCCATTGTAGCCAATTTCTTTTGCCTTCTTCACATCACCAACACTTACTTATGGAGTCCCCTCCTG GTTTATGGTGAGAGCATGCTTCCAACGCTTAATCTGTCTGGTGATGTCTTAGTAGTGGAACACTTCTCTCACCGTTTGGAGAGAGTTAGACCTGGAGATGTGGTGCTTGTTCGCTCCCCTTCTGATCCTACCAGAATGATCACCAAACGCATTGTAGCCATGGCCGGCGACACCATCACTTTCTTGCCACATCCAGCTGCTACTGAGAGGTCTCGTACCATCCAG GTCCCAAAGGGGCACATTTGGATTCAGGGAGACAATATGTATGCCTCTACTGATTCAAGACATTATGGGCCTGTTCCATATGGTCTTATTCAAGGCAAAGTATTTTTGAGG